ATTATCGAGTCGCGGCACCTGGTGCAGGCGGCAGTCGCAGACAATCGTGGTCGCGTGCTGTCCGTCGCGGGCAGTGCGGAGACGGCTTCCTTTGTGCGATCGTCGCTCAAGCCGTTTCAGGCGATGGCAGTGACCAGCACGGGCACGCTGGAGCGCTTTGGGTTGAGCGATCGCGATCTGGCGATTATGTGCAGTTCCCATCGCGGCACGATTGAGCAGGTGCGTCAGGTATTCAACATTCTTTGGCGTTGCGACGTTGACCCGTCAATGTTGCAATGCCCCATTCCCGATGGCAAGCGTAGCCCGCTAGAGCATAACTGCTCTGGTAAACATGCGGGCATGTTAGCAGTCTGCCGCCAGCTTGGCTATCCCACCTCCGACTATCTGCAGCGCAACCACCCGGTGCAGACGCTGATCCTGTCCAAGGTATCAGAACTGCTGCGGATGCCTGCGGCGGAATTTATCTCCGCCCACGACGATTGCGGCGCACCCACCTACTTTA
The Thermoleptolyngbya sichuanensis A183 DNA segment above includes these coding regions:
- a CDS encoding asparaginase translates to MTRGKRVQTAELEVRLLREGIIESRHLVQAAVADNRGRVLSVAGSAETASFVRSSLKPFQAMAVTSTGTLERFGLSDRDLAIMCSSHRGTIEQVRQVFNILWRCDVDPSMLQCPIPDGKRSPLEHNCSGKHAGMLAVCRQLGYPTSDYLQRNHPVQTLILSKVSELLRMPAAEFISAHDDCGAPTYFMQLGQMATLFAQLASGSSLDLERIVRAMTHHPILVAGEGEFDTEVMRLSEGALVSKSGAEGIQCIGRVGEGMGLAIKVMDGAKRAKYAVAVHLLKQIGWVTPAIAETLTERYLTLGNFKRLDVQGDLTVV